The DNA region TTTCAGAATTCCCGCCGGGAACGCCGCCGCTGGGAAAGAATTTTCCGTTAAGGAACAGAATAATATCGGGTATATCACTTGGTATTTTCGTAGCTGAAGCCCCGCTTCACAGTGGTGCACTTATAACTGCCGAATCAGCCATCGAACAGGAAAGAGACGTTTTCTGTCTGCCGCCTCACGACATTTTTGACAGGAATTTTGAAGGCGTTGTAAAGTATCTGCGTGACGGCGCTTTTCCGGTGTTCAGTCATCTCGACATAATCTACGAATACTGCACCAACTATTCGCATAAGCTCTCGCCGGTAAAGCCTTCAGATGAATACAGCACACCGCGCGGAACAGATACGCATGTTTCAGAACCTGCTCCGAAAAAGAACGGTAATACGCATGTAAAGAAAAAGGTCAGACCCCGTGCCAATTTGTCCGGCCTTCCCGAAAATCAGAGAATAATAGCAGATCTTCTTGCAGAACGTGATCATCATATTGATGAACTGTGTGAACGGTCAGGAATCGATATGTCTGATCTTCTTACTGAACTGACTGAAATGGAGGTCTCAGGACTTGCAGTGTCACTGCCGGGAAATATTTATGCTCTGAAGTAATTAAAAAACTTTTGACAAATCAAAATAAATCATATATACTATATAATTGTATATTACAGTTGTTTACCTACAGAGAAAAAAAGGAGAAAGAAATGTCTGATCTTGTAATTGTAGAGTCTCCTGCAAAGGCAAAGACTATAAAGAAATATCTTGGACCGGGATACGAAGTTATCGCATCCATGGGACATGTAAGAGATCTCCCGAAGTCAAAGATCGGTGTTGATCTTGAAAATGATTTTGAGCCTATTTACACTGACATGAAGGGTAAAGAGGATGTTATAAAGGAATTAAAGAAGTACGCAAAGAAATGCGACAAGATCTATCTCGCAACTGACCCGGACCGCGAGGGTGAAGCTATATCATGGCATATAGCGCAGATGCTTGATCTTGATCTGAACACGGACAACAGAGTTGCGTTCAACGAGATCACAAAGTTCGGTGTACAGAGCGGTATGAGCAATCCGCATAAGATCAATATTGATCTTGTAAATGCACAGCAGGCAAGAAGAATACTTGACCGTATTCTTGGCTACAAGCTCAGTCCGTTCCTCTGGAGAAAGGTAAAGCGCGGACTTTCAGCAGGACGTGTTCAGTCCGTTGCTGTAAGTCTCGTTGTTGACCGTGAAAACGAGATAAGAAAGTTTGTGACACAGGAATACTGGAGCATTGACGGCAAGTTTACAGCACCTTCGAGCAGAAAGATATTCTCGGCAAAGCTTGCTTCCATCGATACCAAAAAGGTCGATCTGAAGAATGAGTCTGAAACAAACAGCATTCTTGCGTCACTTGAAAACGAAGAATTTAAGGTTACAAAGGTAAAGAAGAGAGTTACCAAAAGACAGCCGGCTCCGCCGTATATCACTTCCACACTCCAGCAGGAAGCTTCACGCCGTATGGGATTCCAGGCGAGAAGAACGATGAAGGCAGCACAGGAACTTTACGAAGGTATCGAAATAGAAGAACTCGGTCTTGTCGGTCTTATCACCTACATGAGAACAGACAGCCTTCGTGTTTCCGATGAAGCAAAGCAGGCTGCAGCTGAATATATAAAGAACAAGTACGGTGAGGAATATCTTCCGCCGTCACCTCGTGAATACAAGTCAAAGAAGAACGCACAGGATGCGCACGAAGCTATCAGACCTTCAATGCCTGAGCTCGATCCTGAACGCGTAAAGAACAGCCTTACAACTGACCAGTACAAGATATACAAGCTCATCTGGGAGCGCTTTATCGCAAGTCAGATGGCAAATGCACTTCTTGACACTGTTTCTGCTGAGATAAACGCAGGTAACTGCACATTTACTGCATCAGGCTACTCAGTCAAGTTCAAGGGATTTTCAGTAGTTCACGTTGAGTCAAAGGATACATCTGCTGACGAAGAGGAAAACAAGGAACTTCCGCCGCTCGAAGAAGGCGATGTTCTCAAGGTAAAGTCACTTCTCGGAAACCAGCACTTCACACAGCCGCCTTCAAGATACACTGAAGCTACGCTCATCAAGACTCTTGAAGAAAACGGCATCGGCCGTCCGAGTACATATGCTCCGACTATCACGACCATCACATCACGTATGTACGTTGAACGTGACGGCAAGCAGCTCAAGCCGACAGTTCTTGGTGAAGTAACCACTGAACTTATGAAGGAACACTTTGCAAACATCGTAAATGCGAAGTTTACTGCAAGCATGGAAACAAGCCTTGACGACGTTGAAAACGGAGACAAGGACTGGAAGAGCACACTTAAGGAATTCTACAAGGAGTTTGATGCTACTCTCGCAAAGGCCGAAGTTGCCATGGAGGGCAAGAGAGTCAAGATACCGAGCGAGGAAACAGACGTTGTCTGCGACCAGTGCGGAAGAAACATGGTCATCAAGATCGGACGTTTCGGAAAGTTCCTTGCATGTCCGGGATTCCCTGAATGTACAAATACGAAGAAGATCGTTCAGGCTACCAAGGGTGTATGTCCGCTTTGCGGAAACACTGTTATCGCACAGAAGTCAAAGAAGGGAAGAAACTTCTTCGGCTGCGAAAAGTATCCTGAGTGCAATTTCATGACATGGAACACTCCGATCGAGGATACATGTCCTAAGTGCGGATCCACCCTGTTCAAGAAGGGCGGAAGAGCCGGCAAGATACTCTGCGAAAAACCGGGATGCGGTTACGAGAGAGGTCTGTAATGGCGGTAAAGGTAATAGGTGCAGGTCTTGCAGGCTGTGAAGCAGCCTGGCAGCTTGCGAATGCCGGTATCGAAACTGAACTTTATGAGATGAAGCCGGTGAAATACTCTCCGGCTCATCACTATGAGGGTATGGCTGAACTTGTATGTTCAAACTCCCTCAAGGCTGCAAGGGTGGATTCTGCCTGCGGCCTTCTCAAGGAGGAAATGAGACGCTTAGGTTCACTTATCGTTCCGTGTGCTGAGGCGACATCTGTTGAGGCGGGCGGTGCGCTTGCAGTTGACAGAACAAAGTTTTCCGACCTTGTTACACAGAAAATAAAGGAACATCCGTACATAAAAGTTATTTCCGAAGAAGTGACTTCCGTTCCGGAGGGTGATGTTATAATTGCTACCGGGCCTCTTACTTCCGGTGCACTTGCTGAGTCGATCGCGGAAAAGTGCGGCAGTTACTTAAGCTTTTTTGATGCGGCTGCTCCTATAGTCACATTTGACAGCCTTGATACGGATATTGTTTTCTTTGCTTCGCGCTATGACAAGGGCGACGCGGATTACATAAACTGTCCTATGACAAAGGAAGAGTACGAGCTTTTCTATAATGAGCTTGTAAATGCGGAATCAGCATCGCTAAAGGAGTTCGACAGGGAATCCTTCAAAGTTTACGAGGGATGCATGCCGGTGGAGGTGCTTGCAAAGCGCGGACCGGATACCATGCGTTTCGGTCCTCTCAAACCGGTGGGCCTTACGGACAGGAGAACAGGAAAGCGTCCGTGGGCTGTCGTTCAGCTGCGTAAGGAAAACCGTGAGGGTACGATGTACAACCTTGTGGGATTTCAGACAAATCTTAAATTCGGCGAGCAGAAAAGAGTGTTCTCGCTTATACCGGGCCTTAAGGATGCTGAATTTGTCCGCTACGGTGTAATGCACAGAAATTCGTTCATAAACAGTCCGAAGCTTTTAAAGCCTACTTTTGAAATGCGTGATATTCCGGGACTGTATTTTGCCGGACAGATAACCGGTGTGGAAGGATATGTTGAATCAGCTGCCAGCGGAATAATGGCAGGGCTTAATCTTGCAAGAAAGCTTGCAGGAAAGAGTGAATTCGTCATGCCACGTGAAACAATGACCGGTGCGCTTTCACTGTACATAAGCGACAGCTTTAACGACGGAAATTTCCAGCCGATGGGTTCAAACATGGGAATTCTTCCTGAGCTGCCTGAGCGTATAAAGGACAAGAAGAAAAAGTACCAGATGTATGCGGAAAGAGCTCTTGAAAAAATGGAGGAGCTTCTGGCGGCAGAAAGATAGTTTCCGCCGGATGCAGCAGATCCGGTACATATATTTCTACAAAAATAATCGCAGTACATTTTCAAAAACGGAAAACACTGCGATCAGGAGTTTGATTTTTTAATATGATAAATGTAATAGTAGATGCATTCGGCGGTGACAATGCCCCTGATGCGGTTATTGAAGGAAGTATCCTTGCGGTTCAGAATCTCGGAGTGAAGGTAACGCTTGTCGGTGATGAAAAGCTCATAAACGAAGCAGCTGAAAAGCATAATCTTGTACTTGACGGTATTGACGTTGTCCACGCTGATACAGTTTTCGACATACACGAGGAGCCTACTGAGATAATCAAGAGCGGAAAGACGAGCTCGATGGCAGTCGGACTCGGACTTCTTCACGACGGAAAGGGCGATGCGTTTGTAAGTGCCGGAAGCACCGGTGCGCTCGTTGTAGGGGCTACATTCATTGCAAAGAGACTTAAAGGCGTTAAGCGTGCAGCTCTTGCTCCTATTATGCCTGCAAAGGACGGATACTTCATGCTTCTTGACGGCGGTGCAAATACGGAATGCCGTCCGGAAGCGCTTGTTCAGTTCGGACTTATGGGCTCGGCCTACATGGAAAAGGTAATGGGCATAAAGGAGCCGAGAGTGGGACTTCTGAACATCGGTGCCGAGGAGACAAAGGGACGTGAACTGGAGATCGAGACCTACAGGCTTCTCGAAAAGTCACCTGTAAACTTTGTGGGTAACATTGAAGCCCGTGACATGCCGTTCTCGAAGTGCGATGTACTCGTTGCTGACGGTTATACGGGCAACATTGCTCTGAAGCTTTACGAGGGCATGGGACTTTACTTCGGCAAAACACTTAAGAATATGCTCACGAAGAATCTGAAGACAAAGATCGCTGCAGGCCTTCTTATGGATCAGGTAAATGAATTCAAAAAGAAAATGGATTATTCCGAAGTCGGCGGTGCAGTACTCATGGGTATTCAGGGCACCGTTATAAAAGCACACGGAAGCTCGGACGGCAAGGCTTTCTACAATGCCATCCGTCAGGCTAAGGAGTGCGTGGAAACAGGAGTATCGGAACGTATATCATCATATCTTGAAATGCAGAAGGGAGCTGAATGATTTGACCGAGCTTGAGGAAAGTATAAAATACACTTTTAAGGATAAAAAGCTTCTGCATGAAGCGCTTTCACATTCATCATACGCAAACGAATGCAGAAGAAACCGCCGCAGCAACGAACGTCTTGAGTTCCTGGGCGACAGTGTTCTTTCCATCGTTGTGTCACAGTATCTTTTTGAGCATTTTTCGCATCTTCCGGAAGGCGAGCTTACGAAGATAAGGGCGTCGCTTGTATGTGAAAAATCTCTTCATATTTTTGCACAGAAGATCAATCTGGGAAAATATCTTCTTCTCGGCAAGGGTGAGGAAAACACAGGCGGACGTGAAAGAGCGTCGATACTTGCAGATGCTTTCGAAGCCCTGATCGCTGCGATATTCCTTGACGGTGGTCTGGAAGCAGCGAGAACACATATTCTCAGATTCATTCCGGAAGACATTGAAGCACAGAAGAATGCGGCTTTCAGCGACTACAAAACTATTCTTCAGGAAGTTATACAGCAGAATCCGGAGGAAAAGGTCGAGTACGTTATAGCTGACCAGACAGGTCCGGATCACAACAAGGCCTTTACAGTAAATGTATGCCTTAATTCCAACGTGATCGGTGTCGGTGTCGGACGCAGCAAGAAGGAAGCGGAACAGATGGCTGCAAAGGAAGCACTGAAACTGATGGGTTACAATGAAGCACAGTAATATTTCAGTTTTCATTCCGCATACCGGCTGTCCGCACATGTGCAGTTTCTGCAATCAGCACACCATAAGCGGTGCGGTGAAGCCGCCGACGGGTGATGAGGTGCGCAGGACCTGTCTTGAAGCGCTTTCATATATTAAGGACAGGAAAAACTGCGAGATAGCTTTTTTCGGCGGAAGTTTCACTGCCGTTCCGGAAGACTACCGCAATGAACTTCTTGAAAGTGTTCAGGAGTTTTTTAGGGGAAGACGGTTTCGGCGGTATACGTGTTTCAACAAGGCCGGACTGTATTGATGAAAACATACTGGAAAGCTTAAAACACTACGGTGTTACAGCCATCGAGCTCGGATGTCAGAGTATGGACGATGAAGTTCTGAAGCTCAATGAGCGCGGACACAGTGCAGATGATGTCGTTAAGGCATCGGAGCTTATCAGAAAATACGGTTTTGAACTGGGGCACCAGATGATGACCGGACTCTACGGTTCATCTCCTGAAAAGGACGGCATGACGGTCCGCAGGATCATCGCATTAAAGCCGGATACTGTAAGAATATACCCGACTGTCATACTCGAAGGAACAAAGCTTTCTGAACTTTTTAAGTCCGGCGAGTACAGAACGTACAGCCTTGACGAGATGGTGGGATATGTCTGCGGATACATGGAACGTTTTGAGGCTGCAGGCATAAGGATAATAAAATGCGGGCTTCACGCATCTGAAACGGTTGAATGTGAAATGGCGGGCGGCTATTATCATCCCGCCTTCAGGGAACTGTGTGAAAGCAGAAAATACAGAAACATTCTTGACGGAATGCTTTGCGGAGAAGGGGAGTACAGGATCGAGGTCAGACCTGAGCTCGTAAGCAAGGTGACCGGACAGAAACGATCAAACATTGATTATTTCAGTCAGAAGGGGATCAGAATAAAGATCGTTCCTTCGGACCAGAGGGAAGAAATAAATGTATTTAAAATCACTTGAACTCCACGGCTTCAAGTCCTTTCCGGATAAAGTTGTACTTTCATTTGACAAGGGACTTACAGGTGTAGTAGGGCCTAACGGCAGCGGAAAAAGTAATATTGGTGACGCGGTAAGATGGGTACTGGGCGAACAGTCCACAAAAACGCTCCGCGGAAACAAGATGGAAGATGTTATTTTTTCCGGTACTACAGCAAGAAAACCGGCAGGCTTTGCCTCTGTTACTCTTACGATAGACAACAGCACAGGCGAGCTCAATCATGATGACAGTGAAGTTGCCGTTACACGAAAGATCTACCGTAACGGTGACAGCGAATACAGAATAAACGGAAAAGCAGTCAGACTCAAGGACATAAACGAGCTTTTCATGGATACGGGACTTGGCCGTGACGGTTATTCTATAATCGGACAGGGACGAATAGCCGAGATCGTTGGTGCCAGAAGCACGGAACGCCGTGATATTTTTGAAGAGGCAGCCGGCATATCAAAATTCCGCTACAAAAAGGCAGAGGCTGAACGCAGGCTCACACAGGCACAGGATAACCTTAACAGACTCACGGATATTCTGTCCGAACTCGAGGACCGTGTGGGACCTTTGAAAAAGCAGTCGGAAAAGGCTGAGAAATTTCTTGTTCTCGCTGATGAAAGAAAGAAGCTTGAACTTTCACTCTGGATACACGACCTTGAAGAACTTGGCGAAGCACTGAAGAAAATAGAGGAGAATTCACTTATCTATACTGCCCAGTATGAAAACATCGTCAGTCAGGAAGAACGTGAAGAGCAGAGCATCAAAGAAGCGTATGACAAGATGCGTGAGATCACGCTGAAAATAGATGAGTACAAGCAGCTCATACTTGATGTGGAGCGTGAATCGTCAGATTACCGTTCCGGCATTGCTGTGTGCGAAAATGATATACGTCACAGTGAGGAGATGATCGCTTCTGTAAGAAG from Ruminococcus sp. HUN007 includes:
- the dprA gene encoding DNA-processing protein DprA codes for the protein MKEKLYWIMLAGIFGPASHELSEHINRYGGPAEVYRAVCEAVIPLKPYEKRQFSVWTKEKADSVIEECEKKNISILTPDDDGYPSKLKTIYDPPAVLYAFGDISCLNDELTLGVVGTRKPSAYGRTAAGKISAELAKVGFTIVSGFAAGIDSAAHRGALSAGGKTVAVLGCGVDVIYPKTNEDIYRILAENGVFISEFPPGTPPLGKNFPLRNRIISGISLGIFVAEAPLHSGALITAESAIEQERDVFCLPPHDIFDRNFEGVVKYLRDGAFPVFSHLDIIYEYCTNYSHKLSPVKPSDEYSTPRGTDTHVSEPAPKKNGNTHVKKKVRPRANLSGLPENQRIIADLLAERDHHIDELCERSGIDMSDLLTELTEMEVSGLAVSLPGNIYALK
- the topA gene encoding type I DNA topoisomerase, translating into MSDLVIVESPAKAKTIKKYLGPGYEVIASMGHVRDLPKSKIGVDLENDFEPIYTDMKGKEDVIKELKKYAKKCDKIYLATDPDREGEAISWHIAQMLDLDLNTDNRVAFNEITKFGVQSGMSNPHKINIDLVNAQQARRILDRILGYKLSPFLWRKVKRGLSAGRVQSVAVSLVVDRENEIRKFVTQEYWSIDGKFTAPSSRKIFSAKLASIDTKKVDLKNESETNSILASLENEEFKVTKVKKRVTKRQPAPPYITSTLQQEASRRMGFQARRTMKAAQELYEGIEIEELGLVGLITYMRTDSLRVSDEAKQAAAEYIKNKYGEEYLPPSPREYKSKKNAQDAHEAIRPSMPELDPERVKNSLTTDQYKIYKLIWERFIASQMANALLDTVSAEINAGNCTFTASGYSVKFKGFSVVHVESKDTSADEEENKELPPLEEGDVLKVKSLLGNQHFTQPPSRYTEATLIKTLEENGIGRPSTYAPTITTITSRMYVERDGKQLKPTVLGEVTTELMKEHFANIVNAKFTASMETSLDDVENGDKDWKSTLKEFYKEFDATLAKAEVAMEGKRVKIPSEETDVVCDQCGRNMVIKIGRFGKFLACPGFPECTNTKKIVQATKGVCPLCGNTVIAQKSKKGRNFFGCEKYPECNFMTWNTPIEDTCPKCGSTLFKKGGRAGKILCEKPGCGYERGL
- the trmFO gene encoding methylenetetrahydrofolate--tRNA-(uracil(54)-C(5))-methyltransferase (FADH(2)-oxidizing) TrmFO, with translation MAVKVIGAGLAGCEAAWQLANAGIETELYEMKPVKYSPAHHYEGMAELVCSNSLKAARVDSACGLLKEEMRRLGSLIVPCAEATSVEAGGALAVDRTKFSDLVTQKIKEHPYIKVISEEVTSVPEGDVIIATGPLTSGALAESIAEKCGSYLSFFDAAAPIVTFDSLDTDIVFFASRYDKGDADYINCPMTKEEYELFYNELVNAESASLKEFDRESFKVYEGCMPVEVLAKRGPDTMRFGPLKPVGLTDRRTGKRPWAVVQLRKENREGTMYNLVGFQTNLKFGEQKRVFSLIPGLKDAEFVRYGVMHRNSFINSPKLLKPTFEMRDIPGLYFAGQITGVEGYVESAASGIMAGLNLARKLAGKSEFVMPRETMTGALSLYISDSFNDGNFQPMGSNMGILPELPERIKDKKKKYQMYAERALEKMEELLAAER
- the plsX gene encoding phosphate acyltransferase PlsX, whose translation is MINVIVDAFGGDNAPDAVIEGSILAVQNLGVKVTLVGDEKLINEAAEKHNLVLDGIDVVHADTVFDIHEEPTEIIKSGKTSSMAVGLGLLHDGKGDAFVSAGSTGALVVGATFIAKRLKGVKRAALAPIMPAKDGYFMLLDGGANTECRPEALVQFGLMGSAYMEKVMGIKEPRVGLLNIGAEETKGRELEIETYRLLEKSPVNFVGNIEARDMPFSKCDVLVADGYTGNIALKLYEGMGLYFGKTLKNMLTKNLKTKIAAGLLMDQVNEFKKKMDYSEVGGAVLMGIQGTVIKAHGSSDGKAFYNAIRQAKECVETGVSERISSYLEMQKGAE
- the rnc gene encoding ribonuclease III, whose translation is MTELEESIKYTFKDKKLLHEALSHSSYANECRRNRRSNERLEFLGDSVLSIVVSQYLFEHFSHLPEGELTKIRASLVCEKSLHIFAQKINLGKYLLLGKGEENTGGRERASILADAFEALIAAIFLDGGLEAARTHILRFIPEDIEAQKNAAFSDYKTILQEVIQQNPEEKVEYVIADQTGPDHNKAFTVNVCLNSNVIGVGVGRSKKEAEQMAAKEALKLMGYNEAQ
- a CDS encoding radical SAM protein, whose protein sequence is MNFLKVFRSFLGEDGFGGIRVSTRPDCIDENILESLKHYGVTAIELGCQSMDDEVLKLNERGHSADDVVKASELIRKYGFELGHQMMTGLYGSSPEKDGMTVRRIIALKPDTVRIYPTVILEGTKLSELFKSGEYRTYSLDEMVGYVCGYMERFEAAGIRIIKCGLHASETVECEMAGGYYHPAFRELCESRKYRNILDGMLCGEGEYRIEVRPELVSKVTGQKRSNIDYFSQKGIRIKIVPSDQREEINVFKIT